One window from the genome of Alkalihalobacillus sp. LMS6 encodes:
- the mreBH gene encoding rod-share determining protein MreBH has product MFSTAQIGIDLGTANILVYSKEKGIILNEPSVVALNIDTRDVLAIGIEAKKMVGKTPSHIVAVRPLRDGVIADFDVTASLLKEIMRKASKNMGLAMRKPNVVVCAPTGSTSVERRAILDAVRSCGAKNVHIIEEPVAAAIGADLPVEEPTANVVVDIGGGTTEVAIISYGGVVSSNSVRVGGDKLDEAIIQYVRKSYNILIGERTAEQIKMEIGYAPIEHEKLTLEIRGRDLVNGLPKTIELHSFEIQEAMSELLLQLLEALRATLEDCPPELSGDIVDQGVLLTGGGALLNGLQEWISDEIFVPVHIAPNPLESVAIGTGRSLSFIDKLQKASV; this is encoded by the coding sequence ATGTTTTCAACAGCACAAATTGGAATTGATTTAGGAACAGCAAACATACTTGTCTATAGCAAGGAAAAAGGAATTATTTTAAACGAACCATCTGTTGTTGCACTTAATATAGATACGAGAGACGTACTCGCGATCGGAATTGAAGCGAAAAAAATGGTTGGTAAAACCCCTTCCCATATTGTCGCTGTTCGTCCGTTACGTGATGGTGTCATTGCTGATTTTGATGTGACGGCTAGTTTACTTAAAGAAATTATGCGTAAAGCCAGCAAAAATATGGGTCTTGCGATGCGTAAACCTAACGTTGTTGTATGTGCGCCGACAGGGTCTACTTCTGTAGAACGTCGAGCTATTTTGGACGCTGTTCGAAGCTGTGGGGCGAAAAACGTACACATTATTGAAGAACCTGTTGCTGCTGCAATAGGCGCAGACCTACCTGTTGAAGAACCGACAGCAAATGTCGTTGTTGATATTGGCGGAGGTACAACCGAAGTAGCCATCATTTCTTACGGTGGCGTGGTGTCCTCTAACTCTGTGCGAGTTGGTGGGGACAAGCTAGACGAGGCCATTATTCAGTATGTTCGTAAATCCTATAACATTCTTATTGGTGAACGTACGGCAGAGCAAATCAAAATGGAAATTGGCTATGCACCCATCGAGCATGAAAAATTAACATTAGAAATACGTGGTCGTGACTTGGTGAATGGACTTCCAAAAACGATTGAGCTGCATTCGTTTGAAATTCAAGAAGCGATGAGCGAGCTATTGCTTCAACTATTAGAAGCGCTAAGAGCAACATTAGAAGATTGTCCACCAGAACTAAGTGGAGATATTGTCGACCAAGGTGTGCTTTTAACTGGCGGCGGCGCACTTTTAAATGGACTCCAAGAGTGGATTTCGGATGAGATTTTTGTGCCCGTTCATATTGCACCAAATCCACTGGAATCTGTGGCAATTGGAACAGGTCGTTCTCTATCCTTTATTGACAAACTTCAAAAAGCGTCTGTTTAA
- a CDS encoding thiol-disulfide oxidoreductase DCC family protein, with product MSGIILFDGVCNLCNHLVDFVIKRDVKGRYQFASLQSEKGMALLKEHNIRLDLHTMVVIENQQAYTKSDAALRVFPKLKGLWPLFRVLIIVPRPIRNKCYDWIAQSRYRLFGKKESCRLPTKEERSRFLT from the coding sequence ATGAGTGGAATTATTTTGTTTGATGGTGTGTGTAATTTATGTAACCATTTAGTGGACTTTGTGATAAAAAGAGATGTAAAAGGTCGTTATCAATTTGCTTCTCTTCAATCTGAAAAAGGTATGGCGTTGCTTAAAGAACACAATATACGTCTTGATTTACATACTATGGTCGTGATTGAAAATCAACAAGCGTACACAAAAAGTGATGCTGCATTAAGAGTTTTCCCTAAATTAAAAGGTTTGTGGCCACTTTTTCGGGTGCTAATAATTGTTCCTCGACCTATTCGTAATAAATGTTATGACTGGATTGCTCAAAGTCGGTATCGTTTATTTGGGAAAAAAGAGTCGTGTCGATTGCCAACAAAAGAAGAACGAAGCCGCTTTTTAACATAA
- a CDS encoding nitric oxide synthase oxygenase produces MEIELGQKARAFIKQFYEETGQPNVASRLTAILAEINKSGTYTLTTEELTYGAKLAWRNSNRCIGRLFWERMHVIDAREAETEEDVFKALCHHLSYATNEGKIIPTITVFPVGERVRIWNHQLIRYAGYEKNGRIIGDPASLEFTRYCQSLGWTGAESDFDLLPFVFSVGENRPVFYPIPDNLVKEVELEHPTFNSFKELALKWYAVPIIADMRLEIGGLSFYAAPFNGWYMGTEIGARNLADDFRYNRLEQVADRLGINRSKESSLWRDEALVELNRAVLHSFQQAGVSIVDHHTAAKQFQQFIKNEEKENRSVTGDWTWLIPPMSPAQTKIFHQSFHDEMNSPNFFYEDSPYK; encoded by the coding sequence ATGGAAATTGAACTTGGGCAAAAAGCGCGTGCGTTTATTAAGCAATTTTATGAAGAAACAGGACAACCAAACGTGGCGTCACGTCTAACCGCTATTCTCGCTGAGATCAATAAATCAGGTACCTATACATTAACAACCGAAGAGCTAACGTATGGTGCAAAGCTAGCGTGGCGAAACAGCAATCGCTGTATCGGTCGATTGTTTTGGGAGCGAATGCATGTCATTGATGCAAGAGAAGCCGAAACGGAAGAGGATGTGTTTAAGGCATTGTGCCATCATCTCTCTTACGCAACGAATGAAGGGAAAATCATTCCAACGATTACGGTTTTTCCGGTAGGAGAGCGTGTGCGTATTTGGAATCACCAGCTTATTCGATACGCTGGTTACGAAAAAAACGGGCGCATCATCGGCGACCCTGCATCACTTGAATTTACAAGATATTGTCAATCTTTAGGATGGACGGGAGCTGAAAGCGATTTTGATCTGTTGCCGTTTGTTTTTTCCGTTGGTGAAAATAGACCCGTTTTCTATCCGATTCCTGACAATTTAGTGAAAGAAGTTGAACTTGAACATCCAACCTTTAATTCATTCAAAGAACTAGCTCTGAAATGGTACGCGGTACCGATTATTGCAGATATGCGCTTAGAAATTGGTGGGCTTTCCTTCTATGCAGCCCCGTTTAATGGTTGGTACATGGGTACAGAAATAGGCGCGAGAAATTTAGCGGACGATTTTCGCTATAATCGATTGGAACAAGTGGCGGATCGGCTTGGTATTAATCGATCAAAGGAATCATCATTGTGGCGAGACGAGGCATTGGTAGAGCTGAATCGTGCCGTTCTTCATTCTTTTCAACAAGCTGGTGTAAGTATTGTTGATCACCATACAGCGGCAAAGCAGTTTCAACAATTTATAAAAAACGAAGAGAAAGAAAATCGTTCTGTAACAGGAGACTGGACGTGGCTCATCCCGCCAATGTCGCCAGCGCAAACGAAGATCTTTCATCAATCCTTTCATGATGAAATGAATTCACCGAACTTCTTTTATGAGGACAGCCCTTATAAATAA
- a CDS encoding PTS fructose transporter subunit IIABC gives MKISDLLKKDTIILDLQASSKATVIDELVAKLDEAGRLNDKETYKEAILAREAQSTTGLGEGIAIPHAKTAAVKTPAIAFGRSISGIDYEALDGQPSQLFFMIAASEGANNEHLATLSKLSTFLMDTAFRDQLLAAQSIDEVISIIDTKEAEEADEVEEDVQPTAEEDTYIIGVTGCPTGIAHTYMAADALKKEAQERGYSIKVETNGSGGVKNRLTKEDIARADGIIVAADTKVEMDRFDGKRIVIAPVADGVRKPSQLIERSLAGKEAVYSAQGGAKNDNDESVSSGGFGKSIYKHLMNGVSNMLPFVIGGGILLAISFLFEIESLLGEDNVVTTILGTIGGDNAFALFIPVLAAFIAMSIADRPGFAPGLIAGYMAFNGDAGFLGGLLAGFLAGYMALGVKKILSGMPQSLDGLRTILFTPVLNILFTGVIMYFLIAPLASVNTGLQNWLGDLGTGNMVILGIVLGAMMAIDMGGPINKAAYTFGIAMLDAGNMGPQAAVMAAGMVPPLGIAIATTFWKYKFTKQQRESGRTNYVLGASFITEGAIPFAAADPIRVISASVVGAAIAGGLTGLFQISLPAPHGGIFTMLLVNDSTLSYMGLYAVAILTGAIVTGILYGIMKRPLEK, from the coding sequence ATGAAGATCTCTGATTTACTAAAAAAAGATACGATCATTTTAGATCTACAAGCTTCCTCAAAAGCGACAGTCATTGATGAACTTGTGGCTAAGCTAGATGAAGCGGGTCGACTAAACGATAAAGAAACATACAAAGAAGCAATTCTTGCAAGAGAAGCACAAAGCACAACTGGGCTAGGTGAAGGGATTGCCATTCCACATGCCAAAACAGCGGCTGTCAAGACACCTGCAATTGCTTTTGGACGTTCGATTTCAGGTATTGATTATGAAGCGTTGGACGGTCAACCGAGTCAGTTGTTCTTTATGATTGCGGCCTCTGAAGGGGCGAATAATGAACATTTAGCAACGCTCTCAAAGCTTTCAACGTTTCTAATGGATACAGCTTTTCGCGACCAACTTCTCGCTGCTCAATCAATTGATGAGGTTATTTCAATTATTGATACGAAAGAAGCAGAAGAAGCTGACGAAGTAGAAGAGGATGTTCAACCTACTGCAGAAGAAGATACGTATATCATTGGCGTTACTGGGTGCCCTACAGGGATTGCTCATACGTATATGGCGGCAGATGCGTTAAAGAAAGAAGCGCAAGAACGAGGCTACTCGATAAAAGTGGAAACCAATGGCTCAGGCGGTGTAAAAAATCGCCTTACGAAGGAAGATATTGCTCGTGCTGACGGTATTATTGTGGCAGCTGATACAAAAGTGGAAATGGATCGGTTTGATGGCAAACGTATCGTTATCGCACCTGTGGCTGATGGTGTAAGAAAACCTTCCCAATTAATTGAACGTTCATTAGCTGGAAAAGAAGCGGTTTATTCTGCTCAAGGCGGAGCGAAGAACGACAATGACGAATCTGTATCATCAGGTGGATTTGGAAAAAGCATTTACAAGCACTTAATGAATGGTGTTTCAAACATGCTCCCATTTGTAATCGGTGGGGGAATTCTACTTGCCATTAGTTTCTTATTTGAAATTGAAAGCTTACTTGGGGAAGACAATGTTGTAACAACTATCCTAGGTACAATTGGTGGCGATAATGCTTTTGCGCTATTTATTCCTGTTCTAGCTGCATTTATTGCCATGAGTATTGCAGACCGTCCAGGTTTTGCTCCTGGTTTAATTGCTGGTTATATGGCATTCAACGGTGATGCTGGATTCTTAGGAGGATTACTAGCAGGTTTCCTCGCTGGTTACATGGCCCTAGGTGTGAAAAAAATCCTTTCAGGTATGCCGCAGTCGCTAGATGGACTTAGAACGATTTTATTTACACCAGTCTTAAATATCTTATTTACCGGTGTGATTATGTATTTCTTAATTGCGCCGCTTGCATCTGTGAATACAGGCTTACAAAATTGGCTTGGTGATTTAGGTACAGGTAATATGGTCATTCTTGGAATTGTACTTGGTGCGATGATGGCCATTGATATGGGTGGTCCAATCAATAAAGCGGCTTATACGTTCGGAATTGCGATGCTCGACGCTGGAAACATGGGTCCGCAAGCTGCGGTTATGGCGGCAGGAATGGTTCCACCACTCGGGATTGCGATTGCAACAACGTTTTGGAAATATAAATTTACAAAACAACAACGTGAATCTGGACGAACAAACTATGTGCTTGGCGCATCCTTTATCACAGAAGGTGCCATTCCGTTTGCGGCAGCTGATCCAATTCGCGTCATCTCTGCAAGTGTTGTAGGTGCAGCAATTGCTGGAGGGTTAACGGGTTTATTCCAAATTTCGTTACCAGCTCCTCACGGAGGCATTTTTACGATGTTGCTCGTAAATGATTCAACACTGTCCTACATGGGACTATATGCGGTCGCGATTCTTACAGGAGCGATCGTTACAGGAATCTTGTACGGCATTATGAAACGCCCGCTTGAAAAATAA
- a CDS encoding DeoR/GlpR family DNA-binding transcription regulator yields the protein MLTVERQEIIIQLVQQNEVVKIQDLIEATGASESTIRRDLTELEQGKKLKRIHGGATLLQTMREEPTMAQKSSKNSHEKKKIAQRAAELVQEGDCIFLDAGSTTFEMISHLKGKNIEVVTNGVMNIQALVEADIDTHSLGGHVKKGTYAFVGRGAIESIARFRFDKAFLGTNGITVKDGCTTPDPEEAYIKTKAIQYAQQAIVLADHTKFEDVTFSPFASIEDVHILTSSYVKEEKEQLYQELVKSTAIEVVKL from the coding sequence ATGTTAACCGTGGAAAGACAAGAGATCATTATTCAGCTTGTTCAGCAAAATGAAGTTGTGAAAATTCAGGACTTAATCGAAGCAACTGGGGCTTCAGAATCAACAATTAGAAGAGATTTAACTGAGCTTGAACAAGGAAAGAAATTAAAGCGCATACATGGAGGCGCTACGCTTCTTCAAACGATGCGAGAAGAACCAACGATGGCACAAAAATCATCCAAAAACAGTCATGAGAAAAAGAAAATCGCGCAACGAGCTGCGGAGCTCGTTCAAGAGGGTGATTGTATTTTCTTAGATGCTGGAAGCACAACGTTTGAAATGATTTCTCATTTAAAGGGAAAGAACATTGAAGTTGTAACAAACGGTGTAATGAATATACAAGCATTAGTAGAAGCTGATATCGACACACATTCACTAGGTGGCCATGTGAAAAAAGGAACCTATGCATTTGTAGGCAGAGGTGCAATTGAGTCGATAGCTAGATTTCGATTTGATAAAGCGTTTCTTGGAACAAACGGCATTACCGTCAAAGATGGCTGTACAACACCTGATCCGGAAGAAGCCTATATTAAGACAAAAGCCATTCAATATGCTCAGCAAGCGATTGTATTGGCGGATCATACGAAATTTGAGGATGTCACGTTTTCTCCTTTTGCTTCAATAGAAGACGTTCATATATTGACGAGTTCGTATGTAAAAGAAGAAAAAGAGCAACTCTATCAAGAGTTAGTGAAAAGTACGGCAATAGAGGTGGTTAAATTATGA
- the pfkB gene encoding 1-phosphofructokinase, whose protein sequence is MIYTVTLNPAMDYYVSLPTLEIGHVNRSTNDRKAAGGKGINVSRVLKAYGTQSTALGFIGGFTGDYIHATVTEEGIQSDFVRINGDTRINVKVKAEDESEINGCSPEISDVDLRTLEEHLNQLTAEDTVVLAGSIPPSLPSNLYAKWVERLNNQGVKVFVDTSGKALEQIIPAKPFFIKPNQHELAELTNSVIETKEDAIPHAKALVEQGVEHVLVTFAGDGALLATKETILFANAPKGKLLNSVGAGDATVAGFLHAYHSGAKLIDAFQYGMASGSATAFSLSFGEPAEVERLTKEISVHSI, encoded by the coding sequence ATGATTTATACAGTGACCTTAAACCCGGCGATGGACTATTACGTCTCGTTACCAACTCTAGAAATTGGTCATGTAAACCGTTCAACAAATGATCGAAAAGCAGCTGGTGGAAAAGGGATAAACGTCTCAAGAGTTTTAAAAGCATATGGGACGCAATCAACAGCACTAGGGTTTATTGGTGGTTTCACCGGCGACTATATTCATGCAACGGTCACTGAAGAAGGCATTCAGTCAGACTTTGTAAGAATTAACGGAGATACCCGCATCAATGTGAAAGTGAAAGCAGAAGATGAATCTGAAATAAATGGCTGTTCTCCTGAAATTAGCGATGTGGATCTTCGTACTTTAGAAGAGCATTTAAATCAGTTAACAGCTGAAGATACAGTTGTGTTAGCCGGTAGTATTCCGCCGTCTTTACCGTCGAATCTTTACGCAAAGTGGGTCGAGCGATTAAATAACCAAGGCGTGAAGGTGTTTGTGGATACGAGTGGAAAAGCACTTGAGCAAATCATTCCTGCAAAACCATTCTTTATTAAACCGAATCAACATGAATTGGCAGAACTTACGAACTCGGTCATAGAAACGAAAGAAGATGCCATTCCACATGCAAAAGCGTTAGTTGAACAAGGGGTAGAGCATGTCCTCGTTACATTTGCTGGGGACGGGGCGCTTCTTGCTACTAAGGAAACCATCCTTTTCGCTAATGCGCCTAAGGGTAAATTGCTAAATTCAGTCGGTGCAGGGGACGCAACAGTTGCAGGATTTCTTCACGCGTATCATAGTGGAGCAAAATTAATCGATGCATTTCAATACGGAATGGCATCTGGAAGCGCCACAGCATTTTCACTAAGTTTTGGTGAGCCAGCTGAAGTTGAGCGCTTAACGAAAGAAATTAGCGTGCATTCCATATAA
- the rnhA gene encoding ribonuclease H encodes MAKQKFYVVWAGRKPGIYRTWADCEKQVKGYKGARFKSYESQTEAERAYEGKPTSTGTKKAAKSVKQVSSNTAEDVIWDSISVDVGSHGNPGKVEYKGVDTKTGAILFEKEPIQLGTNNMGEFLAIVHGLAYLKENQLTKPVYSDSRTAISWVKKKKANSTLVRNDKTREIWDLVNRAEQWLKENPNHHQVLKWNTEQHGEIKADYGRKS; translated from the coding sequence ATGGCAAAGCAAAAATTTTATGTTGTTTGGGCAGGAAGAAAGCCTGGTATATACCGTACGTGGGCAGACTGTGAAAAACAAGTCAAAGGATACAAGGGTGCTAGATTTAAATCATATGAATCACAAACTGAAGCAGAGCGTGCTTATGAAGGGAAACCAACTTCAACTGGGACCAAAAAGGCGGCTAAATCTGTTAAACAGGTTAGCAGCAATACGGCTGAAGACGTTATATGGGATAGCATTAGCGTTGATGTTGGAAGCCACGGGAATCCTGGAAAAGTAGAGTATAAAGGTGTTGATACAAAAACCGGCGCCATTTTATTTGAAAAAGAGCCAATACAGTTAGGCACGAATAATATGGGCGAATTTTTAGCGATTGTACATGGTCTAGCTTATTTAAAGGAGAATCAATTAACGAAGCCCGTTTATTCGGATTCAAGAACAGCGATTAGTTGGGTGAAAAAGAAAAAAGCGAATTCAACGTTAGTACGCAATGATAAAACGCGCGAAATATGGGACCTTGTTAACCGAGCTGAACAATGGTTAAAAGAGAACCCGAATCATCATCAAGTGCTGAAGTGGAATACCGAGCAGCATGGAGAAATTAAAGCGGATTATGGGCGTAAAAGCTAA
- a CDS encoding ABC-F family ATP-binding cassette domain-containing protein codes for MNVLRVEGLSKTFGEKALFQSIDFSIETGNRIGLLGVNGTGKSTLLKTLAGIEGKEAGSFYHANDFTIEYLAQQPDLPENETVLDYIFKSDSELLRTVARYEEGLAKLEQDPLNEQYQSTLLKLQAEMDKVDGWEASTQAKTILSKLGVFDVTARLRTLSGGQKKRVAIARSLIQPVDLLLLDEPTNHLDHETVEWLEGYLKQYRGALIVITHDRYFLNRVATTIFELTNGQLYRYEGNFETYLEKRAEREEQLEQAEAKRQNLLRREMAWLKRGAKARTTKQKARIQRVEALNNQQGVKTKEHLDVAIGSKRLGKQVIELENVRKSLNGKELFSNLSYLLTNQERLGIIGANGSGKTTLLNIMANRLEPDEGTCTVGETVKIGYYTQEDAELDGTLTVIDYIKQVAEVVYTNKGDQITAEQMLERFLFPRSQQWTYIRRLSGGEKRRLYLLRILMGEPNVLFLDEPTNDLDVETLAVLEDYIDTFPGTVVTVSHDRYFLDRVVETMLIFENGSIRRYQGDYTDYLEEQTIEKAPKTVKSPIVEKKKASKKLSYNEQREWDQIDDKIASLEEKQATLEVGIQEAGSDYGKIADTMKEKEAVDAELDQLLERWAELAEKVEQLSE; via the coding sequence ATGAATGTATTAAGAGTCGAAGGACTTAGTAAGACGTTTGGGGAAAAAGCGCTGTTTCAATCGATTGATTTTTCCATTGAAACAGGAAATCGGATCGGACTACTTGGCGTGAACGGAACAGGGAAATCAACGCTTTTAAAAACATTAGCAGGAATAGAAGGGAAAGAAGCAGGAAGTTTTTATCACGCCAATGATTTCACGATCGAATATTTGGCGCAACAACCGGACTTACCAGAAAATGAAACCGTTCTTGACTATATTTTCAAAAGTGATTCAGAGCTATTACGAACAGTTGCTCGCTATGAAGAAGGGCTCGCTAAGCTCGAACAAGACCCTTTGAATGAACAATACCAATCGACATTGTTAAAATTACAAGCAGAAATGGATAAGGTGGACGGTTGGGAAGCTAGTACTCAGGCGAAAACAATCCTTAGTAAATTAGGCGTTTTTGATGTTACCGCGCGTTTACGTACACTATCAGGAGGACAGAAAAAGAGAGTGGCGATTGCGCGATCTTTAATCCAGCCTGTAGATTTGCTTTTACTTGATGAACCGACTAACCATCTTGACCATGAAACGGTTGAATGGCTCGAGGGCTATTTAAAGCAATACCGTGGGGCACTTATTGTGATCACCCATGATCGCTATTTCTTAAATCGAGTCGCGACGACGATTTTTGAATTAACGAACGGTCAGCTTTATCGCTATGAAGGAAATTTTGAAACTTATTTAGAAAAGCGTGCTGAACGTGAAGAGCAGCTTGAACAAGCAGAAGCGAAACGACAGAATTTGCTCAGACGAGAAATGGCTTGGTTAAAAAGAGGCGCAAAAGCGCGTACAACGAAACAAAAAGCGCGAATTCAGCGGGTTGAAGCATTAAACAATCAGCAAGGTGTCAAAACGAAAGAGCATTTAGATGTGGCGATTGGGTCCAAACGACTTGGAAAGCAAGTCATTGAGCTAGAGAATGTAAGGAAATCGCTAAATGGAAAAGAGCTTTTTTCGAATCTCTCCTATCTACTGACGAACCAAGAGCGATTAGGCATTATTGGCGCGAATGGTAGCGGAAAAACGACACTGTTAAACATTATGGCGAATAGACTGGAGCCTGATGAAGGAACTTGTACAGTCGGAGAGACGGTTAAAATTGGTTACTACACCCAAGAAGATGCCGAACTAGATGGCACGCTGACTGTTATTGACTATATCAAGCAAGTTGCTGAAGTGGTTTATACAAACAAAGGCGATCAAATCACTGCTGAACAAATGCTTGAACGGTTTTTGTTCCCGCGTTCACAGCAATGGACGTACATTCGTCGTCTATCTGGTGGGGAAAAACGTCGTCTTTATTTGCTGCGCATCCTAATGGGAGAGCCAAACGTGCTATTTTTAGACGAGCCTACGAATGATCTTGATGTGGAGACGTTAGCTGTGCTTGAAGACTATATTGATACGTTTCCTGGAACGGTTGTGACCGTTTCCCACGATCGTTATTTTCTCGATCGAGTAGTAGAAACGATGCTTATATTTGAGAATGGTTCGATTCGACGATATCAAGGGGATTATACCGATTACTTGGAAGAGCAAACGATAGAGAAAGCTCCAAAAACGGTCAAATCGCCGATTGTTGAAAAGAAAAAGGCGTCAAAAAAGTTGTCGTATAACGAACAACGTGAATGGGATCAAATCGATGACAAGATTGCGTCCCTTGAAGAAAAACAAGCAACGTTAGAAGTAGGAATTCAAGAAGCAGGAAGCGATTACGGTAAAATTGCAGATACGATGAAAGAAAAGGAAGCAGTAGATGCAGAATTGGATCAGTTGCTTGAACGCTGGGCAGAGCTAGCAGAGAAGGTCGAGCAATTAAGTGAGTAG
- a CDS encoding amidohydrolase family protein, translated as MKQTETINLLNMDTATFEGKTITVENGRIIDKIDAPNEHLNTYALPGFIDSHCHIMPGYASLFTAAGVTSVRNTAGYAYMLAPLIKNGPTPFTPHVYWADRMIDGVPGLWGGTSSGSFTTTSKQEAREEVQRQVEQGASFIKVYGRLKREVMEAVVNEAERHRLDVAADLLASTDVDALTAAKIGVRFLEHNSGIIQSLIPSWHVLLDEADDKECLDGGLEKEALAKVCEELKSAGVILTPTLSLFAQSINEHHWSSSLPFETDAMLSLEEQWKQVRPHIQSRKQERLFQATKQITAAYYQIGGTILAGTDTPSGVDTYPGQLLHRELQLLVECGLTPFEAIQSATSIPGELFGFTSNCDPGEHADLVIVKENPLQTVEATLTIDWIVKGGKWHRPEALLAKAEQSRKDYSEEWYREQE; from the coding sequence ATGAAGCAAACAGAAACAATCAATCTATTAAATATGGATACAGCAACCTTTGAAGGAAAAACAATCACTGTTGAGAATGGGCGTATAATAGACAAAATTGATGCACCAAATGAACACTTGAATACGTATGCACTACCAGGTTTTATTGATAGTCATTGCCATATCATGCCTGGTTATGCATCGCTTTTTACAGCCGCAGGCGTAACAAGTGTACGCAATACTGCTGGGTATGCATATATGCTTGCACCCCTCATCAAAAATGGCCCAACTCCCTTTACGCCACACGTTTATTGGGCAGACCGCATGATTGATGGGGTGCCTGGTTTATGGGGAGGAACAAGCAGTGGTTCATTCACGACAACATCTAAGCAGGAGGCACGTGAAGAGGTTCAACGACAAGTTGAACAAGGTGCTTCGTTTATTAAAGTGTATGGTCGCTTGAAGAGAGAGGTCATGGAAGCTGTAGTGAACGAAGCGGAGCGACACCGCCTTGATGTTGCGGCTGATCTGTTAGCATCGACGGACGTAGATGCATTGACAGCTGCAAAAATAGGGGTACGCTTTCTGGAGCATAATTCGGGAATTATTCAATCCTTAATCCCAAGCTGGCATGTATTACTAGATGAAGCAGATGACAAGGAATGCTTAGATGGGGGGTTAGAAAAAGAAGCGCTCGCGAAAGTTTGCGAAGAGCTGAAGTCAGCTGGTGTCATCTTAACACCAACTTTAAGTCTGTTTGCGCAATCTATTAATGAACATCATTGGTCATCTTCTCTACCTTTCGAAACAGATGCCATGTTAAGCTTAGAGGAGCAGTGGAAGCAAGTCAGGCCACATATACAGTCACGAAAACAAGAGCGATTATTCCAAGCGACAAAACAGATTACAGCGGCTTATTACCAGATTGGCGGTACGATTTTAGCAGGAACCGATACTCCTTCAGGCGTAGATACGTACCCAGGTCAGTTGCTGCATCGTGAGCTACAGTTATTGGTGGAATGTGGATTAACTCCGTTTGAAGCGATTCAATCAGCAACATCGATTCCAGGTGAATTATTTGGATTTACTAGCAATTGTGACCCTGGTGAACATGCGGATTTAGTCATTGTGAAGGAAAACCCACTTCAAACCGTTGAAGCGACCTTGACGATTGACTGGATCGTGAAAGGTGGCAAATGGCATCGACCAGAGGCATTGTTAGCAAAAGCAGAGCAAAGCAGAAAGGATTATTCAGAAGAATGGTATAGGGAGCAAGAATAA